From Cellulosimicrobium sp. ES-005, one genomic window encodes:
- a CDS encoding recombinase family protein, producing MAHVYGYARVSTTARSLDAQVDALTDVGGVDVRDVVVEKTSGRREDRPELARLLAGLREGDTLVVTKLDRLGRSAAHVARLVRDLDERGVTLRSLTETIDTSSATGRLMVHVLAAVAQMEADLACERTLGGLAAARARGRVGGRPSVMTPDRGAAARVALAGGQSRAAVARARRLARHALPAHGRDRDIGWLGQKGRSPSPARRCGVRRGAGEVCIVAPRRCSG from the coding sequence ATGGCACACGTCTACGGGTATGCCCGGGTCTCCACCACGGCGCGGAGCCTCGACGCTCAGGTCGACGCGCTCACCGACGTCGGCGGCGTCGACGTCCGCGACGTCGTCGTGGAGAAGACCTCCGGGCGCCGCGAGGACCGCCCCGAGCTCGCCCGACTCCTCGCCGGGCTGCGGGAGGGGGACACGCTCGTCGTCACGAAGCTCGACCGGCTCGGACGCTCCGCAGCGCACGTCGCGCGCCTTGTGCGCGACCTCGACGAGCGCGGCGTCACGCTCCGGTCGCTCACGGAGACGATCGATACCTCGAGCGCGACCGGGCGGCTCATGGTGCACGTGCTCGCCGCCGTCGCGCAGATGGAAGCCGACCTCGCCTGCGAACGCACCCTCGGCGGCCTCGCCGCCGCCCGCGCCCGCGGCCGTGTTGGCGGCCGCCCGAGCGTCATGACACCCGACCGTGGAGCGGCCGCGCGTGTCGCGCTAGCCGGCGGGCAGTCCCGAGCCGCCGTCGCGCGCGCTCGGCGTCTCGCGCGACACGCTCTACCGGCACATGGACGCGATCGGGACATAGGCTGGCTCGGCCAGAAGGGGCGCTCTCCCTCACCAGCACGGCGGTGCGGCGTCAGACGGGGCGCCGGAGAAGTTTGCATAGTCGCGCCCCGGAGGTGCTCAGGTTGA
- a CDS encoding NAD(P)/FAD-dependent oxidoreductase, with amino-acid sequence MSTSGGPDDVRDVVVVGAGQAGLALGYYLTRGGGDALLLERAERVGARWAERWDSLRLFTPARYDALPGAAFPADPWSYPGKDEVAAYLEDYATRFDLPVRTGAEVTRLEGAAGDFRLQLAGGETIRAGRVVVATGAFGRLWTPSFTARLGAGVEQAHTDDYRRPDLLPAGPVLVVGGANSGRQIALELARAGRAVHLSEGARLRELPQRVLGRDLFWWLTTTRAIHAPPTSLVGRRLSANEPVIGTPRRALRAAGVTFHSRAAAADRGTVQFVDGHSLRPAAVV; translated from the coding sequence GTGAGCACTTCAGGGGGACCGGATGACGTGCGCGACGTCGTCGTGGTCGGCGCGGGTCAGGCCGGGCTCGCGCTCGGGTACTACCTGACCCGCGGCGGCGGCGATGCGTTGCTGCTCGAGCGCGCCGAGAGGGTGGGGGCGAGATGGGCGGAACGGTGGGACTCGCTGCGCCTGTTCACCCCCGCGCGGTACGACGCCCTGCCCGGGGCGGCGTTCCCCGCCGACCCGTGGTCCTACCCCGGCAAGGACGAGGTGGCGGCCTACCTCGAGGACTACGCGACACGGTTCGACCTGCCCGTGCGCACCGGCGCCGAGGTCACTCGCCTGGAGGGCGCGGCAGGCGACTTTCGTCTGCAGCTGGCCGGTGGGGAGACGATCCGTGCAGGCCGGGTGGTCGTGGCCACCGGTGCGTTCGGCCGGCTCTGGACGCCGTCGTTCACGGCCCGTCTGGGCGCGGGTGTCGAGCAGGCCCACACCGACGACTACCGGCGCCCGGACCTGCTCCCCGCAGGGCCGGTGCTCGTGGTCGGGGGCGCGAACTCCGGACGCCAGATCGCGCTCGAGCTCGCCAGGGCCGGGCGGGCCGTGCACCTGTCGGAGGGTGCGCGCCTGCGCGAGCTCCCGCAGCGCGTCCTGGGGCGGGACCTGTTCTGGTGGCTCACCACCACCCGCGCGATCCACGCCCCGCCCACCTCGCTCGTCGGGCGCCGCCTGAGCGCGAACGAGCCCGTCATCGGCACTCCGCGCCGCGCCCTGCGCGCCGCCGGCGTCACGTTCCATTCCCGGGCCGCGGCGGCCGACCGCGGCACGGTCCAGTTCGTCGACGGTCACAGCCTGCGGCCCGCAGCGGTGGTGTAG
- a CDS encoding metalloregulator ArsR/SmtB family transcription factor yields METVTLTHTAALARLGHALSDETRARIMLTLREAPAYPADLADALGVSRQVMSNQLACLRGCGLVEAIPDGRRTWYRLADSHLAPALDDLLKLVVTVDPTCCSPEGCTCS; encoded by the coding sequence ATGGAGACGGTGACCCTCACCCACACCGCGGCCCTGGCCAGACTCGGGCACGCCCTGTCCGACGAGACGCGGGCACGGATCATGCTGACGCTGCGCGAGGCACCGGCCTACCCGGCCGACCTCGCCGACGCCCTCGGCGTCTCGCGCCAGGTCATGTCGAACCAGCTCGCCTGCCTGCGGGGCTGCGGGCTCGTCGAGGCGATCCCGGACGGTCGGCGCACCTGGTATCGCCTGGCCGACTCCCACCTCGCGCCGGCGCTGGACGACCTGCTCAAGCTCGTCGTCACCGTCGACCCGACCTGCTGCTCGCCCGAGGGGTGCACCTGCTCATGA
- a CDS encoding cation transporter, with protein MTSLSIGPKPLSAARRAVLERRVRWIVAATITYNVLEAVVAIAAGRIASSAALVGFGLDSVVEVLSAAAVAWQFAAPDPHRRERTAMRLIALSFFGLAVFVSVDAVRTLFGAAEPDHSTVGIVLAAVSLAIMPFLSWFERRTGRELGSASAVADSKQTLLCTYLSAVLLAGLLLNSTLGWTWADPLAALVIAAVAVKEGLEAWRGDACCTPVGALLGHDDEDAGCTDGCCTPGTE; from the coding sequence ATGACGTCCCTCAGCATCGGGCCCAAGCCGCTGTCCGCCGCCCGGCGCGCCGTACTCGAACGGCGGGTGCGCTGGATCGTCGCCGCCACGATCACCTACAACGTCCTCGAGGCCGTCGTCGCCATTGCCGCCGGCCGGATCGCGTCCTCGGCCGCCCTCGTCGGGTTCGGTCTCGACTCCGTCGTCGAGGTGCTCTCCGCGGCCGCCGTCGCTTGGCAGTTCGCCGCGCCCGACCCGCACCGGCGCGAACGCACGGCCATGCGCCTGATCGCCCTCAGTTTCTTCGGCCTGGCCGTGTTCGTGTCCGTCGACGCCGTGCGCACGCTGTTCGGCGCGGCCGAGCCCGACCACTCCACCGTCGGGATCGTGCTCGCCGCCGTCAGCCTGGCGATCATGCCCTTCCTGTCGTGGTTCGAACGCCGCACCGGGCGCGAGCTCGGCTCTGCCTCAGCCGTCGCGGACTCCAAGCAGACGCTGCTGTGCACATACTTGTCCGCGGTGCTCCTGGCCGGGCTGCTGCTCAACTCCACCCTCGGCTGGACGTGGGCCGACCCGCTCGCCGCCCTGGTCATCGCCGCCGTCGCCGTCAAGGAAGGCCTTGAAGCCTGGCGCGGCGACGCCTGCTGCACGCCCGTAGGCGCGCTCCTGGGCCACGACGACGAGGACGCCGGCTGCACCGACGGCTGCTGCACACCCGGCACGGAGTAA
- the nrdI gene encoding class Ib ribonucleoside-diphosphate reductase assembly flavoprotein NrdI translates to MSELGALVYFSSVSENTHRFVQRVDPTRLGLECHRVPLRPREGVLRVTEPFVLVLPTYGGGNEGGAVPRQVVKFLNDAHNRSLIRGVIAAGNTNFGEAYCIAGDIISAKCQVPYLYAFELLGTAEDAERVRDGLARMTAAH, encoded by the coding sequence GTGAGCGAGCTCGGAGCGCTGGTGTACTTTTCGAGCGTCAGTGAGAACACCCACCGTTTCGTGCAGCGTGTGGACCCGACTCGCCTCGGACTGGAGTGCCATCGCGTTCCGCTGCGTCCGCGTGAGGGGGTCTTGCGTGTGACCGAGCCCTTCGTGCTGGTCCTGCCGACCTACGGTGGCGGCAACGAGGGCGGTGCCGTCCCGCGCCAGGTCGTGAAGTTCCTCAACGACGCGCACAACCGGTCGTTGATCCGCGGCGTCATCGCCGCGGGCAACACCAACTTCGGCGAGGCGTACTGCATCGCCGGCGACATCATCTCCGCGAAGTGCCAGGTGCCCTACCTGTACGCCTTCGAGCTCCTGGGGACAGCCGAGGACGCTGAGCGTGTGCGCGACGGCCTGGCCCGCATGACCGCCGCCCACTGA
- the nrdF gene encoding class 1b ribonucleoside-diphosphate reductase subunit beta codes for MPEPAPTTSATYHCVDRIRPINWNRIEDEKDLEVWNRLTANFWLPEKVPLSNDLPTWRTMNDVERTTVMRVFTGLTLLDTVQASLGEVCQIQDSKTAHEEAIYTNIAFMQSVHARSYSSVFSTLTSTQEIDAAYEWAVGHDVLQRRATLVMEHYVGNDPLRRKASAVLLSSFLLYAGFYLPLYLSCRGTLTNTADMVRLILRDKAVHGYYSGYKYQRGLEQASPRRRRDLHDFTHDLLRELYDLELAYTADVFDDLGLTADAQGFVRYNANKALMNLGYDSLFTAEDTRVSPEVLAALSPGADENHDFFSGSGSSYVIGRAVETNDHDWDF; via the coding sequence GTGCCCGAACCAGCGCCAACGACGTCCGCGACCTACCACTGCGTCGACCGCATCCGCCCGATCAACTGGAACCGGATCGAGGACGAGAAGGACCTCGAGGTATGGAACCGCCTGACCGCGAACTTCTGGCTCCCGGAGAAGGTCCCGCTGTCGAACGACCTACCCACCTGGCGGACCATGAACGATGTGGAGCGCACCACCGTGATGCGCGTGTTCACCGGCCTGACCTTGCTCGACACCGTGCAGGCCAGCCTCGGCGAGGTGTGCCAGATCCAGGACTCCAAGACCGCCCACGAGGAAGCGATCTACACGAACATCGCCTTCATGCAGTCCGTGCACGCCCGCTCCTACTCCTCGGTGTTCTCCACCCTCACCAGCACCCAGGAGATCGACGCGGCCTACGAGTGGGCCGTAGGGCACGACGTCCTCCAACGCCGCGCGACGCTTGTCATGGAGCACTACGTCGGCAACGACCCGTTGCGCCGCAAGGCGTCCGCGGTCCTGCTGTCCTCGTTCCTCCTCTACGCCGGGTTCTACCTCCCGCTCTACCTGTCCTGCCGCGGAACCCTGACCAACACCGCGGACATGGTCCGCCTCATCCTGCGCGACAAGGCCGTGCACGGGTACTACAGCGGATACAAGTACCAGCGCGGCCTCGAGCAGGCTTCGCCGCGTCGTCGGCGCGACCTGCACGACTTCACCCACGACCTCCTGCGCGAGCTGTACGACCTCGAGCTTGCCTACACCGCAGACGTGTTCGACGACCTCGGCCTGACCGCCGACGCCCAGGGCTTCGTCCGCTACAACGCGAACAAGGCACTCATGAACCTCGGCTACGACAGCCTCTTCACCGCCGAGGACACGCGCGTCAGCCCCGAGGTCCTCGCCGCACTGTCTCCCGGCGCGGACGAGAACCACGACTTCTTCTCGGGCTCCGGTTCGTCCTACGTCATCGGCCGCGCCGTCGAGACCAACGACCACGACTGGGACTTCTAG
- a CDS encoding PepSY domain-containing protein, which produces MTSVTPRTSEEAPTRPPTEPAPESTGPDLPPPARPGLWESVRPLLHRLHFYAGILVGPFLLVAATTGLLYTATPTLEPIVHRHELFVDEVGTTTYALDQQLAAAREAHPEGTVTQVRPPATADGTTRVVLAVDDVPEGYTRTVFVDPYTLEVRGALATYGEWLPVRAWVDDLHRNLHLGEAGRWYSELAASWLWVVALGGLAMWIARVARTRKARRLVVPEVRAKSARKRVLSWHGTVGTVIVLGLLGLSATGLTWSANAGANIGELRTALSWGTPTVDTTLPGATPPAAAADEHAHHHGGGAGPASDDVLTAGVGINGVLAVARAEGLRENPLQVTPPAEDGQAWVVKENKRSWPSQQDAIAVDGATGEVVDRIDFDDQPAAAKLTRWGIDAHMGLLFGIWNQIALAAVAIGLITLIILGYRMWWQRRPTRSTSRRPGPPIPRGALRRAPLWLAVTVLVIAAAVGWFIPYFGIPLAVFLLVDLLLAARARRVTKVPA; this is translated from the coding sequence ATGACTTCTGTGACCCCTCGCACGAGCGAGGAAGCTCCCACCCGACCGCCTACCGAGCCGGCGCCCGAGTCGACCGGCCCGGACCTGCCGCCGCCGGCCCGGCCCGGGCTGTGGGAGTCGGTGCGCCCGCTGCTGCACCGGCTGCACTTCTACGCCGGGATCCTGGTCGGCCCGTTCCTGCTGGTCGCGGCGACCACCGGCCTGCTGTACACCGCGACCCCGACGCTCGAGCCGATCGTGCACCGCCACGAGCTGTTCGTCGACGAGGTCGGGACCACGACCTACGCCCTGGACCAGCAGCTCGCCGCGGCCCGTGAGGCCCACCCCGAGGGCACCGTCACCCAGGTCCGTCCGCCGGCCACGGCGGACGGTACGACCCGGGTCGTGCTCGCCGTGGACGACGTGCCCGAGGGCTACACCCGCACCGTGTTCGTCGACCCGTACACCCTCGAGGTGCGCGGCGCGCTGGCGACGTACGGTGAGTGGCTACCGGTCCGGGCGTGGGTCGACGACCTGCACCGCAACCTGCACCTCGGCGAGGCCGGGCGCTGGTACTCCGAGCTCGCCGCCTCGTGGCTGTGGGTCGTCGCGCTCGGCGGGCTCGCGATGTGGATCGCCCGCGTCGCCCGCACCCGCAAGGCGCGCCGCCTGGTCGTGCCCGAGGTGCGCGCCAAGTCCGCACGCAAGCGGGTGCTGTCCTGGCACGGGACGGTGGGCACCGTGATCGTGCTCGGACTCCTGGGCCTGTCCGCGACCGGCCTGACGTGGTCCGCGAACGCCGGGGCGAACATCGGCGAGCTGCGTACCGCCCTGTCCTGGGGCACCCCGACCGTGGACACCACGCTGCCTGGCGCTACCCCGCCCGCCGCCGCTGCGGACGAGCACGCCCACCACCATGGCGGTGGGGCCGGGCCGGCGTCGGACGACGTCCTGACCGCGGGGGTCGGGATCAACGGGGTCCTCGCTGTCGCGCGTGCCGAAGGCCTGCGGGAGAACCCCCTGCAGGTCACACCCCCGGCGGAGGACGGGCAGGCGTGGGTTGTCAAGGAGAACAAGCGCTCCTGGCCCTCTCAGCAGGACGCGATCGCCGTCGACGGCGCCACGGGCGAGGTCGTGGACCGGATCGACTTCGACGACCAGCCCGCCGCGGCGAAGCTGACCCGCTGGGGCATCGACGCGCACATGGGCCTGCTGTTCGGCATCTGGAACCAGATCGCCCTGGCCGCCGTCGCGATCGGCCTCATCACGCTCATCATCCTCGGGTACCGGATGTGGTGGCAGCGCCGCCCGACCCGCTCCACCTCCCGGCGCCCCGGACCGCCGATCCCGCGCGGCGCGCTGCGCCGCGCACCGCTGTGGCTCGCGGTCACCGTCCTCGTGATCGCCGCCGCCGTCGGCTGGTTCATCCCGTACTTCGGCATCCCGCTCGCGGTGTTCCTGCTCGTCGACCTGCTGCTCGCCGCCCGCGCCCGCCGCGTCACGAAGGTCCCCGCATGA
- a CDS encoding copper chaperone PCu(A)C, translated as MTRTRTRLLASLGALTLTAALAACSTGTADAGDDAATAPAVAEADALDITDPWVKAADEGMTAAFGTLTNDSDADVRIVSATSEVTSSMELHEMATGDDGAMVMRQKEGGFVVAAGASHELSPGGDHLMFMDLTTPVQPGDEVTVTLTAEDGSTFEFTAPGRSYSGANEEYDGGEHGEGDMEMDMETEHADS; from the coding sequence ATGACCCGCACCCGCACCCGCCTGCTTGCCAGCCTCGGCGCCCTGACCCTGACGGCCGCCCTGGCGGCCTGCTCGACGGGCACCGCCGACGCCGGAGACGACGCTGCAACCGCCCCCGCGGTGGCTGAGGCCGACGCGCTGGACATCACCGACCCGTGGGTCAAGGCCGCCGACGAGGGCATGACCGCCGCGTTCGGCACCCTGACCAACGACTCCGACGCCGACGTGCGCATCGTGTCCGCGACCAGCGAGGTGACGTCCTCGATGGAGCTGCACGAGATGGCCACCGGCGACGACGGCGCGATGGTCATGCGCCAGAAGGAGGGCGGCTTCGTCGTCGCGGCCGGCGCCTCGCACGAGCTCTCCCCCGGTGGGGACCACTTGATGTTCATGGACCTCACCACCCCGGTCCAGCCCGGCGACGAGGTCACCGTGACCCTGACCGCGGAGGACGGGTCGACGTTCGAGTTCACGGCGCCCGGCCGGTCGTACTCGGGCGCGAACGAGGAGTACGACGGCGGCGAGCACGGCGAGGGCGACATGGAGATGGACATGGAGACGGAGCACGCCGACTCATGA
- a CDS encoding Dyp-type peroxidase produces the protein MTGSDKAVPVRCGASRRAFLQGGAAALGGAALALGGRAAVDAAAAEPPPPPAPPVDATGTATVAFRGARQPGVDTVPQAFAALVALDLVEGVDRDALVRLMGIWTDDVERLMAGRPGLADTEPELATIPARLTVTLGYGPGVFTAAGLEHRRPTWLRPLPAFGVDRLEDRWNDGDLLLQVCADDDVTVTHAVRLLVKEARTFAAVRWVQRGFRRAPGTEKPGTTMRNLMGQVDGTRNLDPAVDPDLVWHADGSRGWLAGGTSMVVRRIAINLDTWDELDRSGREEVVGRRLDTGAPLTGTREHDEPDLEAKGPNGFEVIGSFAHIRRSRTDDPEQRFLRRAYNYDAAPVPGALSDSGLLFVTFQADVDRQFVPIQQRLDELDLLNQWTTPVGSAVFAIPPGARDGEYLGQGLFDA, from the coding sequence ATGACCGGCTCCGACAAGGCTGTTCCCGTACGGTGCGGCGCCTCGCGCCGCGCGTTCCTCCAGGGTGGTGCCGCCGCGCTCGGCGGCGCCGCCCTGGCGCTCGGCGGCCGCGCCGCGGTCGACGCCGCCGCCGCCGAGCCGCCCCCGCCGCCTGCCCCACCGGTGGACGCGACGGGCACCGCGACCGTCGCGTTCCGGGGCGCGCGGCAGCCCGGGGTGGACACCGTCCCGCAGGCGTTCGCCGCGCTCGTCGCGCTCGACCTCGTCGAGGGCGTGGACCGCGACGCTCTGGTGCGGCTCATGGGCATCTGGACCGACGACGTCGAACGCCTCATGGCCGGCCGTCCCGGCCTGGCGGACACCGAGCCCGAGCTCGCGACCATCCCCGCCCGGCTCACCGTGACGCTCGGGTATGGGCCCGGCGTCTTCACCGCCGCGGGTCTGGAGCACCGGCGCCCGACCTGGCTGCGTCCTCTGCCCGCGTTCGGGGTCGACCGGCTCGAGGACCGGTGGAACGACGGCGACCTCCTGCTGCAGGTGTGCGCCGACGACGACGTGACCGTCACCCACGCCGTGCGGCTCCTGGTCAAGGAGGCCCGCACGTTCGCCGCCGTGCGCTGGGTCCAGCGCGGGTTCCGCCGCGCCCCCGGCACCGAGAAGCCCGGCACGACGATGCGCAACCTCATGGGCCAGGTCGACGGCACCCGCAACCTCGACCCCGCCGTCGACCCGGACCTGGTCTGGCACGCCGACGGTTCTCGCGGCTGGCTCGCCGGCGGCACGTCCATGGTCGTGCGACGCATTGCGATCAATCTCGATACCTGGGACGAGCTGGACCGTTCCGGCCGTGAGGAGGTCGTGGGGCGGCGCCTGGACACCGGGGCACCGCTCACCGGTACCCGTGAGCACGACGAGCCCGATCTGGAGGCCAAGGGGCCGAACGGGTTCGAGGTCATCGGCTCGTTCGCCCACATCCGTCGTTCACGCACCGACGATCCCGAGCAGCGGTTCCTGCGGCGGGCCTACAACTACGACGCCGCTCCCGTACCGGGTGCCCTGTCTGACTCGGGGTTGCTGTTCGTCACGTTCCAGGCCGACGTCGACCGCCAGTTCGTCCCCATCCAGCAGCGCCTGGACGAGCTCGACCTGCTCAACCAGTGGACCACTCCTGTCGGGTCCGCGGTCTTCGCGATCCCCCCGGGCGCCCGCGACGGGGAGTACCTCGGACAAGGACTCTTCGATGCCTGA
- a CDS encoding bifunctional copper resistance protein CopD/cytochrome c oxidase assembly protein, which produces MPDPARTDNPHDVPHIEGFHLPRLRPSEIALLGAIPLAVLVALLGLAWTGELVPKLLADPGDVVRYGLPVARVVHDGAAALTIGLLVLAVGVLPGQGKVPGAVSYSQWTATRWAARAAAVWLAAAIAVVVFTTGNSVGMSPTDPGFWDQVHYFAIGIELGQFLAVSTLLVAGSFLALLGARTVNRAAVALAFALAALLPVALGGHAAGADEHLNAVNSLLVHLVVVTVWVGGLAGLALLRPRVGTALPAVVARYSAVAAWCFAGAAFSGVVNASLRLESPADLLTSTYGLLLTVKVLALVVLGLAGWAQRRRVVPRLAAPGGGRAFARLAVGEVLVMAVTFGASVALSRSSPPVPQEPVTYDPRHALLGFPYPEPVSARTMLTAFQPDWLFLAVATTLAGLYLAAVTRLRRRGDRWPVGRTTMWLLGCAALAYATSGGPGVYGSVHFSTHMVQHMALMMFVPLPLALGAPVTLALRALPARTDHSRGPREWILLVVHSWYSRFLTRPAVAGVIFAGSLVAFYYTGWFQYALFEHPGHLLMQVHFLLSGYLFFWVILGIDPGPTRAAYPIRLLILLITMAFHAFFGVAVMADQQILAADWWAAMGYTDTNALLDDQAVGGSITWGAGEIPVLIAAIIVAVQWARDDERTARRRDRQADRDGDAELTAYNNHLAELAKRSS; this is translated from the coding sequence ATGCCTGACCCAGCACGGACCGACAACCCCCACGACGTCCCGCACATCGAGGGTTTCCACCTGCCCAGGCTCCGCCCGAGCGAGATCGCGCTCCTGGGCGCGATTCCGCTCGCGGTGCTCGTCGCGCTGCTCGGGCTCGCCTGGACCGGTGAGCTCGTACCCAAGCTCCTGGCGGACCCGGGCGACGTCGTGCGCTATGGGTTGCCCGTTGCCCGGGTCGTCCACGACGGTGCGGCCGCGTTGACGATCGGGCTGCTCGTCCTGGCCGTCGGCGTCCTGCCTGGGCAGGGCAAGGTTCCGGGCGCAGTGTCCTACTCGCAGTGGACCGCGACCCGGTGGGCCGCCCGGGCCGCCGCGGTGTGGCTCGCCGCCGCGATCGCCGTCGTCGTCTTCACCACGGGCAACTCGGTCGGGATGAGCCCCACCGACCCCGGCTTCTGGGACCAGGTGCACTACTTCGCGATCGGCATCGAGCTCGGGCAGTTCCTCGCCGTGTCCACGCTGCTCGTCGCCGGGTCGTTCCTGGCCTTGCTCGGCGCGCGGACCGTGAACCGTGCCGCGGTCGCACTCGCCTTCGCCCTGGCGGCGCTGCTCCCGGTCGCGCTGGGTGGGCACGCCGCAGGCGCGGACGAGCACCTCAACGCCGTCAACTCGCTGCTGGTCCACCTCGTCGTGGTCACCGTCTGGGTCGGAGGCCTTGCCGGGCTCGCGCTCCTGCGTCCCCGCGTCGGCACGGCCCTGCCCGCGGTCGTGGCGCGCTACTCGGCCGTCGCCGCATGGTGCTTCGCCGGCGCCGCGTTCTCCGGCGTCGTCAATGCCTCGCTGCGTCTGGAGAGCCCGGCCGACCTGCTCACCTCGACCTACGGGCTCCTGCTCACCGTCAAGGTCCTCGCGCTCGTCGTCCTCGGCCTCGCCGGGTGGGCCCAGCGCCGGCGCGTCGTCCCGCGCCTCGCCGCACCCGGTGGCGGGCGCGCGTTTGCCCGACTGGCCGTCGGTGAGGTCCTGGTCATGGCGGTCACGTTCGGCGCGTCCGTCGCCCTCTCGCGGTCCTCACCACCGGTCCCGCAAGAACCTGTGACCTACGACCCACGCCACGCGCTGCTCGGCTTCCCCTACCCCGAACCCGTCTCCGCACGGACCATGCTCACCGCGTTCCAACCCGACTGGCTCTTCCTCGCCGTCGCGACCACCCTCGCCGGCCTCTACCTGGCCGCCGTCACACGCCTCCGCCGCCGCGGCGACCGCTGGCCGGTCGGTCGCACCACCATGTGGCTGCTCGGGTGCGCAGCCCTGGCCTACGCCACCAGCGGTGGGCCCGGCGTCTACGGGTCGGTGCACTTCTCCACCCACATGGTCCAGCACATGGCCCTGATGATGTTCGTCCCGCTGCCCCTCGCGCTCGGCGCGCCCGTCACCCTCGCCCTGCGCGCCCTGCCCGCCCGCACCGACCACTCGCGCGGACCCCGCGAGTGGATCCTCCTCGTCGTGCACTCCTGGTACTCCCGGTTCCTCACCCGGCCCGCCGTCGCCGGGGTGATCTTCGCCGGCAGCCTCGTCGCGTTCTACTACACCGGCTGGTTCCAGTACGCCCTCTTCGAGCACCCCGGCCATCTGCTCATGCAGGTCCACTTCCTGCTCTCGGGCTACCTGTTCTTCTGGGTCATCCTCGGCATCGACCCCGGCCCCACCCGTGCCGCGTACCCCATCCGGCTCCTCATCCTGCTCATCACCATGGCCTTCCACGCCTTCTTCGGCGTCGCTGTCATGGCCGACCAGCAGATACTCGCCGCCGACTGGTGGGCAGCCATGGGATACACCGACACCAACGCCCTGCTCGACGACCAAGCCGTCGGCGGCTCCATCACCTGGGGCGCCGGCGAGATCCCCGTCCTGATCGCCGCCATCATCGTCGCGGTCCAGTGGGCCCGCGATGACGAACGCACCGCCCGACGCCGAGACCGCCAGGCCGACCGCGACGGCGACGCCGAACTCACCGCCTACAACAACCACCTCGCCGAACTCGCGAAGAGGAGCTCGTAG